One segment of Campylobacter hominis ATCC BAA-381 DNA contains the following:
- a CDS encoding bifunctional aconitate hydratase 2/2-methylisocitrate dehydratase has product MAFLTEYDKHVEERAKLGIPPLALNEVQTKKICDLLKKGGKDSKTLADLLENRVNPGVDDAAKIKAEFLNEIINHDLTVDEIDKARAIKMLGGMLGGYNVIVLIAALSSKDDKVAEMAADALSNTIFVHDYFNDVATLCKTNKFAKDVMKNWAEAKWFLSRPEIDEKIEAVVFKVPGETNTDDLSPASEAFSRSDIPLHANAMLSKRLPGSLEKIAELKKNGKKVVYVGDVVGTGSSRKSGVNSVQWHIGDEIKGVPNKKTGGVIIGSTIAPIFFNTAEDSGALPIIANVDNLNTGDEIEIYPLKGEIKKAGKVVSKFRLIPNTIEDEIRTGGRIPLIIARSLCVKAREFLKLPTENIFTKPEQPKSNENEGYTLAQKMVGKACGLKGVRAGMYVEPMTLTVGSQDTTGPMTRDEIKELASLGFGADFVLQSFCHTAAYPKPSDALMHKTLPKFMSSRGGVALHPGDGVIHSWLNRMVLPDSVGTGGDSHTRFPIGISFPAGSGLVAFAAVTGTMPLNMPESVLVKFKGKMQPGITLRDLVNAIPYVAIKKGLLTVEKKNKKNIFAGKVIEIEGLENLKVEQAFELSDASAERSAAACCVALDKEPVIEYIKSNIALIDAMIKAGYESKETLKRRRDKMKEWLENPVLLKADKNAKYAQILEIDMSEIKEPILACPNDPDDVATISEILADPKRAHNIDEVFVGSCMTNIGHYRAVGEILRGEGQVPGRLWIVPPTKMDQVELKSEGYFSLFGAAGARIEVAGCSLCMGNQARVRDNAVVFSTSTRNFDNRMGMGAKVYLGSAELAAVCAMLGRIPTKEEYLKIVPKKLAGKESEIYKYLNFNEVKNFTL; this is encoded by the coding sequence ATGGCTTTTTTGACAGAGTATGACAAACATGTAGAAGAGCGCGCAAAATTGGGCATTCCACCGCTTGCGCTTAATGAAGTGCAAACAAAAAAGATTTGTGATTTGTTAAAAAAAGGCGGCAAAGACAGCAAAACTTTAGCGGATTTGCTTGAAAACCGTGTAAATCCTGGAGTTGACGACGCCGCTAAGATTAAAGCCGAGTTTTTAAATGAGATAATAAACCATGATTTAACGGTTGATGAAATAGACAAAGCAAGGGCTATTAAAATGCTTGGCGGTATGCTTGGCGGATACAATGTTATTGTGCTAATCGCCGCTCTTTCAAGTAAGGATGATAAAGTAGCCGAAATGGCGGCTGACGCGCTTAGCAATACGATTTTCGTGCATGATTATTTTAATGATGTTGCGACTCTTTGTAAAACAAATAAATTCGCTAAAGATGTTATGAAAAATTGGGCCGAAGCCAAATGGTTTTTGTCTCGCCCTGAAATCGACGAAAAAATAGAAGCCGTAGTATTTAAAGTGCCAGGAGAAACAAATACGGACGATCTAAGTCCTGCAAGTGAAGCTTTTAGCAGATCGGACATTCCACTTCACGCAAATGCTATGCTTAGCAAACGACTTCCCGGAAGCCTTGAAAAAATCGCGGAACTTAAGAAAAATGGTAAAAAAGTCGTATATGTAGGCGATGTCGTAGGAACCGGAAGCAGCCGAAAAAGCGGTGTAAATTCAGTACAATGGCATATCGGAGATGAAATCAAAGGAGTTCCGAATAAAAAAACCGGTGGTGTAATAATCGGCTCAACCATCGCGCCTATTTTTTTCAATACCGCTGAAGATAGTGGAGCATTGCCGATTATCGCAAATGTAGATAATCTTAATACAGGCGATGAAATTGAAATTTATCCTTTAAAAGGCGAGATTAAAAAAGCCGGCAAGGTTGTAAGCAAATTCAGATTAATTCCAAATACAATCGAAGATGAAATCAGAACAGGCGGTAGAATTCCGCTTATCATCGCAAGATCTCTTTGCGTTAAAGCAAGAGAATTTTTAAAATTGCCGACTGAAAATATTTTTACAAAACCGGAGCAACCGAAATCAAATGAAAATGAAGGCTACACGTTAGCGCAAAAAATGGTAGGAAAGGCCTGTGGATTAAAAGGTGTAAGAGCCGGAATGTATGTAGAACCTATGACACTGACTGTCGGCAGTCAGGATACAACAGGTCCGATGACAAGAGATGAGATAAAAGAGCTTGCAAGTCTTGGATTCGGTGCAGATTTCGTACTTCAAAGCTTTTGCCATACGGCTGCATATCCGAAACCAAGTGACGCGCTTATGCATAAGACTTTGCCGAAGTTTATGAGTAGTCGTGGCGGCGTCGCTTTACATCCGGGAGATGGCGTAATTCACTCATGGCTAAACCGTATGGTTTTACCGGATAGTGTCGGCACAGGCGGCGATTCGCACACAAGATTTCCAATCGGCATAAGTTTTCCTGCAGGTTCGGGACTTGTAGCATTTGCAGCGGTAACAGGAACGATGCCTTTAAATATGCCTGAGTCCGTTCTGGTCAAATTTAAAGGTAAAATGCAACCAGGAATCACGCTTAGGGATTTAGTCAATGCGATACCTTATGTAGCGATAAAAAAAGGACTTTTAACCGTAGAAAAGAAAAATAAAAAGAATATTTTTGCAGGAAAAGTTATAGAAATTGAAGGACTTGAGAATTTAAAAGTAGAGCAGGCATTCGAGTTAAGCGACGCAAGTGCCGAAAGAAGTGCGGCCGCGTGCTGCGTAGCTCTTGATAAAGAGCCTGTTATAGAATATATAAAATCGAATATCGCTTTGATCGATGCGATGATAAAAGCGGGATATGAAAGTAAAGAAACGTTAAAACGAAGACGTGACAAAATGAAAGAGTGGCTAGAAAATCCTGTGCTTTTAAAAGCTGATAAAAATGCAAAATATGCCCAAATTTTAGAAATCGATATGAGTGAGATAAAAGAGCCGATTTTAGCGTGTCCTAACGATCCTGATGATGTGGCGACGATAAGTGAAATTTTAGCTGATCCTAAACGCGCTCACAATATCGATGAGGTTTTTGTAGGAAGCTGTATGACAAATATCGGTCATTACAGAGCTGTCGGTGAAATTTTAAGAGGCGAAGGACAGGTGCCAGGTCGTCTTTGGATTGTGCCACCTACAAAAATGGATCAAGTCGAGCTTAAAAGCGAGGGATATTTCAGTCTATTCGGTGCGGCTGGAGCCAGAATAGAAGTAGCAGGATGCAGTCTTTGCATGGGAAATCAGGCAAGAGTGCGCGATAATGCGGTGGTTTTTTCGACTTCAACCAGAAATTTCGATAACCGTATGGGAATGGGCGCGAAAGTTTATTTGGGAAGCGCTGAGCTTGCCGCAGTTTGCGCTATGCTCGGACGAATTCCTACTAAAGAGGAGTATCTGAAAATTGTACCTAAAAAATTAGCAGGAAAAGAGAGTGAAATTTACAAATATTTAAATTTTAATGAAGTTAAGAATTTTACGCTATAA
- a CDS encoding methylated-DNA--[protein]-cysteine S-methyltransferase: protein MEKILIASPIGNLKIVANGDEIIEISFCDNCEQMEISNNKHSEILTHCADEISAYFRGEISKFSVKFKIEGSDFEKSVYEALLKIPYGEVLTYKQLATKINRPKAYRAVGNANAKNKIPIIIPCHRVVASNGIGGYSGGLWRKNRLLKLEKAKLKF, encoded by the coding sequence ATGGAAAAAATACTTATAGCTTCACCGATCGGAAATTTAAAAATCGTCGCAAACGGCGATGAAATCATAGAAATCAGTTTTTGTGATAATTGCGAACAAATGGAGATTTCAAACAATAAACACAGCGAAATTTTAACGCACTGCGCGGATGAAATTTCGGCTTATTTTCGCGGCGAAATTTCAAAGTTCAGCGTGAAATTTAAAATAGAAGGAAGCGATTTTGAAAAAAGTGTATATGAAGCGCTTCTAAAAATACCTTATGGCGAGGTTTTGACATATAAACAACTGGCAACAAAAATAAATAGACCGAAAGCTTACAGAGCGGTAGGAAATGCGAACGCAAAAAATAAAATTCCGATAATAATTCCTTGCCACAGAGTGGTGGCAAGTAACGGAATCGGCGGATATAGCGGCGGACTTTGGCGCAAAAATAGACTTTTAAAACTTGAAAAAGCTAAACTTAAATTTTAA